One Methanoculleus sp. 7T genomic window carries:
- a CDS encoding putative hemolysin — MTGYPNYLVIVLALFGAVVACGCMAAGGEDGPIDRVSGNGTVTYVDLEGGFYGIAADDGKRYLPTDLPAEYRQDGLRVTFSADIARETANIQQWGTPVDIVAIEMGDNRRTVATNGTVTYIDLEGGFYGITAEDGMNYRPTNLPDEYRIDGLRVQFSADVEEDVAGFQMWGTPVTIRTIEPLGGVRLVSGNGTVTYVDLEGGFYGIVADDGEHYLPLGLSEAWLVDGMNVTFVAREKEGVMTIQQWGAPVEVLAIDKAGNATFVAANGTVTYVDLEGGFYGIVADDGERYLPLGLEERYRVDGMQITFAGKVARDTVTIQQWGTPVEVVAVPWACSRCGGSVGMADPAAVWCIEQGHTYETRKNPDGSEYGVCIFENGTEVDAWDYYRQTH, encoded by the coding sequence ATGACGGGATATCCGAACTACCTGGTCATCGTCCTCGCTCTCTTCGGAGCGGTCGTCGCATGCGGGTGCATGGCTGCCGGAGGGGAGGACGGTCCCATCGACCGTGTCTCCGGCAACGGCACGGTCACCTACGTCGACCTCGAGGGCGGGTTCTACGGCATCGCCGCCGACGACGGTAAGCGCTACCTTCCCACCGACCTCCCGGCAGAGTACCGGCAGGACGGCCTCCGGGTCACGTTCAGCGCCGATATCGCGCGCGAAACGGCGAACATCCAGCAGTGGGGGACGCCGGTCGATATCGTCGCAATCGAGATGGGCGATAACCGCCGGACGGTCGCTACGAACGGCACGGTCACCTACATCGACCTTGAAGGCGGTTTCTACGGCATCACCGCTGAAGACGGCATGAACTACCGTCCTACGAACCTCCCCGATGAGTACCGGATCGACGGTCTTCGGGTGCAGTTCAGTGCTGATGTGGAAGAAGACGTTGCAGGGTTCCAGATGTGGGGAACCCCGGTGACGATCCGAACTATCGAACCCCTCGGCGGCGTCCGGCTCGTCTCCGGCAACGGCACGGTCACCTATGTCGACCTCGAAGGCGGGTTCTACGGCATCGTCGCCGACGACGGAGAACACTACCTCCCGCTCGGCCTGAGCGAGGCATGGCTGGTCGACGGCATGAACGTGACGTTTGTCGCCCGGGAGAAGGAGGGCGTCATGACCATCCAGCAGTGGGGAGCTCCGGTCGAGGTCCTTGCCATCGATAAGGCAGGAAACGCAACGTTCGTCGCTGCGAACGGGACGGTCACGTATGTCGACCTCGAGGGCGGGTTCTACGGCATCGTCGCCGACGACGGTGAGCGCTATCTCCCGCTCGGGCTTGAGGAGCGCTACCGCGTCGACGGGATGCAGATCACGTTCGCCGGGAAGGTCGCACGCGACACCGTCACCATCCAGCAGTGGGGAACCCCGGTTGAGGTCGTCGCTGTCCCGTGGGCCTGCTCCCGGTGCGGCGGCAGCGTCGGCATGGCCGACCCGGCCGCGGTCTGGTGCATAGAGCAGGGCCACACCTACGAGACCCGGAAGAACCCCGACGGCAGCGAGTACGGTGTCTGCATCTTCGAGAACGGCACCGAGGTCGATGCGTGGGACTACTACCGGCAGACCCACTAA
- a CDS encoding HEAT repeat domain-containing protein: MKNNTINDLIEVLRDGESADRMAAAETLAALGSAALPALSNALGDADPRLRMWAAYTLGMGGDVKSVPALTRALDDGDPGVARWAAAALRRIRDAAGGCGCRFC, from the coding sequence ATGAAGAACAACACCATCAACGACCTGATCGAGGTTCTCCGAGACGGGGAGAGCGCCGACCGGATGGCGGCCGCCGAGACCCTCGCTGCCCTCGGTTCGGCCGCCCTCCCGGCACTTTCCAACGCGCTCGGTGACGCCGACCCCCGCCTCCGGATGTGGGCCGCCTACACCCTCGGGATGGGTGGGGACGTAAAATCGGTCCCGGCGCTCACCCGGGCGCTCGACGACGGCGATCCCGGGGTGGCGCGGTGGGCGGCCGCCGCCCTCCGCCGGATCCGGGACGCGGCCGGGGGCTGCGGCTGCCGGTTCTGCTAG
- a CDS encoding DUF3821 domain-containing protein: MAPNWIRKRGFPTLLLAVCIFALCVGQAGARGPTISDIQPYDTIFVYEEGLNLTQLRNATTNNSITALQRYQDDNPDKSLIKNIPVADDTDFEVQDLLVGGEYGTYYAFSPEDGTTKPVMIREPKIFLDVVLANPYHNEPLAGLSVSENTRIAFKIASPDVGAFYTANGVYPATIDIVVTHPGGAESTVIGGLNLAGLNVSSTQFYTDDPGRPGAIALSGLREVGTYTVRAEWREPATFDAYAPDSEPVTFTVGKRVGVETGTPTPAATATPMPTVTTPPTTAAPTTLPTTAPATETATPAVTATTVPATPTPTAAPLPAWAAIGALGIAVFLIGRRR; the protein is encoded by the coding sequence ATGGCACCGAATTGGATCCGCAAGCGAGGATTTCCGACCCTCCTCCTCGCCGTCTGCATCTTTGCCCTCTGTGTGGGGCAGGCAGGGGCCCGCGGCCCGACCATCAGCGATATCCAGCCCTACGATACGATCTTCGTCTACGAAGAGGGGCTCAACCTCACGCAGCTCCGCAACGCGACCACGAATAACTCCATCACGGCGCTCCAGAGGTACCAGGACGACAACCCCGACAAATCGCTCATAAAGAATATCCCGGTCGCCGACGACACCGACTTTGAGGTGCAGGACCTGCTCGTCGGCGGGGAGTACGGGACCTACTACGCCTTCAGCCCGGAGGACGGCACGACAAAGCCGGTGATGATCCGGGAGCCGAAGATATTCCTCGATGTGGTGCTCGCAAACCCCTACCACAACGAACCCTTGGCAGGGCTTTCCGTCTCGGAGAACACCAGGATCGCGTTTAAGATAGCGTCTCCCGATGTCGGGGCCTTCTACACCGCAAACGGCGTCTACCCGGCGACGATAGACATCGTGGTCACCCATCCGGGCGGCGCAGAGAGCACGGTCATCGGGGGGCTGAACCTCGCCGGGCTCAACGTGAGTTCGACCCAGTTCTACACCGACGACCCCGGCAGGCCGGGCGCGATCGCGCTCTCCGGCCTCCGTGAGGTGGGGACCTACACCGTCCGGGCCGAGTGGAGAGAGCCTGCAACGTTCGACGCCTACGCTCCCGACTCCGAGCCGGTGACGTTCACGGTCGGGAAACGTGTCGGGGTCGAGACCGGGACGCCGACACCTGCCGCGACCGCAACGCCCATGCCGACGGTAACCACGCCGCCGACGACAGCAGCCCCGACGACCCTGCCCACCACCGCACCGGCGACGGAGACGGCCACGCCGGCAGTGACCGCAACGACGGTCCCGGCAACCCCCACGCCGACCGCGGCGCCGCTCCCGGCCTGGGCAGCCATAGGGGCGCTCGGCATCGCCGTCTTCCTCATCGGCAGACGCCGGTGA
- a CDS encoding SLC13 family permease, producing MKKVASILAAFLVFFAILAIPIDPTVLAPEAKSVAAVTILMILLWVTGAIPLEATALLPLILFPVLGVLSPAKTAASYGDQVIFLFLGGFIIAMAMQRWGLHRRIALHIIRVAGTSPRRLVLGFMVATAFLSMWISNTATAMMMIPIAVAIILTIIPGTDRALENLDGEEQALARCLIISIPYAASIGGIATIIGTPPNGIFIAQLETIFPGAPTIDFFTWMEFGVPFAAIFLFLAWAWLTRVPYRRMSASLPNAAGIIRDELEKLGPISKGERWTLAVFVLTALSWIFAQTKEIGGITIPGLDMIFPGIHDSTIAVFGAFLLFILPVDRKEGVFTMDWEWAVKIPWGILILFGGGIALSNGFIQSGLASSIVGSLTLIHGLPIILLVLVVALVVSFATEIASNTAMAAVLMPIMAVTAVSIGLNPIILMITVAVCSSMAFMFPVATPPNAVAYGSGYITAEDLLRSGWVLDLIGVALWTFFLFTVVLWALGITFELPAWAL from the coding sequence ATGAAAAAGGTCGCCTCCATCCTTGCGGCATTCCTCGTCTTTTTTGCGATCTTGGCGATCCCCATCGATCCCACTGTTCTGGCCCCCGAGGCGAAGTCCGTTGCGGCAGTGACAATCCTTATGATCTTGCTCTGGGTGACGGGCGCGATTCCCCTGGAGGCGACCGCCCTGCTCCCGCTGATCCTCTTCCCGGTACTCGGCGTCCTCTCCCCGGCAAAGACGGCGGCATCCTACGGAGACCAGGTCATCTTCCTCTTCCTCGGGGGGTTCATCATCGCCATGGCGATGCAACGGTGGGGACTGCACCGGCGCATCGCCCTGCACATCATCAGAGTTGCGGGGACGAGCCCGAGACGTCTGGTGCTCGGGTTCATGGTCGCCACGGCGTTCCTCTCGATGTGGATCTCCAACACCGCCACGGCCATGATGATGATCCCGATCGCGGTCGCGATCATCCTGACAATCATCCCCGGGACCGACCGGGCGCTTGAGAACCTCGACGGAGAAGAGCAGGCGCTCGCGCGGTGCCTGATCATATCCATCCCTTACGCCGCAAGCATCGGAGGCATCGCCACGATCATCGGCACGCCCCCGAACGGGATCTTCATCGCCCAGCTCGAGACGATCTTCCCGGGGGCTCCCACAATCGATTTCTTCACCTGGATGGAGTTCGGCGTCCCGTTCGCTGCCATATTCCTCTTCCTCGCCTGGGCCTGGCTGACTCGCGTTCCCTACCGCCGGATGTCTGCGAGTCTCCCCAACGCAGCCGGGATCATCCGTGACGAACTGGAGAAACTGGGGCCGATCTCGAAGGGCGAGCGTTGGACGCTTGCGGTCTTCGTGCTGACCGCCCTCTCCTGGATATTTGCGCAGACAAAGGAGATCGGCGGCATCACCATCCCGGGTCTCGACATGATCTTTCCCGGCATCCACGACTCCACGATCGCGGTCTTCGGGGCGTTCCTCCTCTTCATCCTCCCCGTCGACCGGAAGGAAGGCGTCTTCACCATGGACTGGGAGTGGGCGGTGAAGATCCCGTGGGGCATCCTGATCCTCTTCGGCGGCGGCATCGCCCTCTCGAACGGGTTCATCCAGAGCGGGCTTGCCTCAAGCATCGTGGGATCGCTCACCCTCATCCACGGGCTCCCCATCATCCTCCTGGTCCTCGTCGTGGCGCTGGTGGTCTCGTTTGCGACGGAGATCGCCTCGAATACCGCTATGGCCGCCGTCCTGATGCCGATCATGGCGGTCACGGCCGTCAGCATAGGCTTAAACCCGATCATCCTGATGATCACCGTCGCGGTCTGCTCCTCGATGGCCTTCATGTTCCCGGTCGCGACCCCGCCGAACGCCGTCGCCTACGGGAGCGGCTATATCACCGCCGAGGACCTTCTCCGGTCCGGTTGGGTGCTCGACCTCATCGGCGTCGCGCTCTGGACGTTCTTCCTCTTCACGGTCGTCCTCTGGGCGCTCGGAATCACCTTCGAGCTCCCCGCCTGGGCGCTCTGA
- the ftsA gene encoding coenzyme F390 synthetase gives MADGRYHNPAVETLARPDLDVLIDERVRYTVGYADEHSPFYRRWFERHGIRPAAVREHEDLRDLPIVSGATIRRYQPPQAGEFCFKSVPWEAVFTINETSGTSGVPKSFFLTWEDWERYAEKYSRIFVSQGFRAGDRVVVCTSYGMNVGANTMTLAARDLGMTIVPEGKCTFPVRVMAHYRPTAVIGSVFKLLRLARRMEAEGLAPRDAGVARLVVGGESFAPESRRYLEEVWGCPVYNTYGSTEGTMCGECIHQAGLHVPEDLVHFDLYDPRMERFVPDGETGRLVYTTLLAPGERAGTLLINYDTEDTCSVLSRERCRCGRTHMRIDYPRREAETFRIGEVPLTRVDLEAAVFQPENMVSLNGEYEAFIYGGDEAGETVLRVSMECVDPARVDPAAVEETFLTALFRSAPGLSAAYEDGSLRILCNVIPPGGLELHRAPGRPKRIVDRR, from the coding sequence ATGGCAGACGGTCGGTACCACAACCCGGCAGTTGAGACGCTTGCCCGCCCGGACCTTGATGTGCTCATCGACGAGCGGGTCCGCTATACGGTCGGATATGCAGACGAACACTCCCCCTTCTACCGCCGGTGGTTCGAGCGGCACGGAATCAGGCCGGCGGCGGTTCGGGAGCACGAGGACCTCCGCGACCTCCCGATCGTCTCCGGGGCGACGATCCGGCGCTATCAGCCGCCTCAGGCGGGGGAGTTCTGCTTCAAGAGTGTACCCTGGGAGGCGGTCTTCACGATCAACGAGACTTCCGGGACGAGCGGTGTCCCGAAGAGTTTCTTCCTCACTTGGGAGGACTGGGAGCGATACGCCGAGAAGTACTCCCGGATCTTTGTCTCGCAGGGGTTCCGGGCCGGCGACCGGGTGGTGGTCTGCACCTCCTACGGCATGAACGTCGGCGCGAACACCATGACCCTTGCCGCCCGGGACCTTGGGATGACGATCGTCCCGGAGGGGAAATGCACCTTCCCGGTCCGGGTGATGGCGCATTATCGCCCGACGGCGGTGATCGGGAGCGTCTTCAAACTCCTCCGGCTCGCCCGCCGGATGGAGGCGGAGGGGTTGGCGCCGCGGGACGCGGGCGTTGCGCGGCTGGTCGTCGGGGGCGAGAGTTTCGCTCCGGAGTCCAGGCGCTACCTGGAGGAGGTCTGGGGATGCCCGGTCTACAACACCTACGGGAGCACCGAGGGAACGATGTGCGGCGAGTGCATCCACCAGGCCGGGCTCCACGTCCCCGAGGATCTGGTCCACTTCGACCTCTACGATCCCCGGATGGAGCGGTTTGTCCCGGACGGCGAGACCGGGCGGCTGGTCTATACGACCCTTCTTGCGCCCGGTGAACGGGCGGGGACGCTCCTCATCAACTACGATACCGAGGATACCTGTTCGGTCCTCTCCCGGGAGCGGTGTAGGTGCGGGCGGACGCATATGCGGATCGACTATCCCCGGCGCGAGGCGGAGACGTTCCGGATCGGGGAGGTCCCGCTCACCCGGGTGGATCTGGAGGCGGCGGTCTTCCAGCCCGAGAACATGGTCTCCCTGAACGGGGAGTATGAGGCGTTCATCTACGGCGGCGACGAGGCGGGGGAGACCGTTCTGCGGGTGAGCATGGAGTGCGTCGACCCGGCCCGCGTCGACCCGGCGGCCGTTGAGGAGACGTTCCTTACCGCCCTCTTCAGGTCGGCCCCGGGCCTTTCGGCGGCGTACGAGGACGGATCCCTCCGCATCCTCTGCAACGTCATTCCCCCGGGAGGACTCGAACTCCACCGGGCGCCCGGCCGGCCGAAACGGATCGTGGACCGACGATAA
- a CDS encoding glutaredoxin family protein: MEPVHVPGEDRGRIMLYALSTCGWCARTKDLLTDLGVEFSYLYVDQLEGEERDLVVREVERWNPRLSFPTVVINDAKVVVGYRESEIREALNA, from the coding sequence ATGGAACCTGTACACGTGCCGGGCGAGGACCGCGGCAGGATCATGCTCTACGCTCTGAGCACCTGCGGCTGGTGCGCCCGGACAAAAGATCTCCTCACCGACCTCGGCGTCGAGTTCTCCTATCTCTACGTCGACCAACTTGAGGGTGAGGAGCGAGACCTGGTCGTGCGAGAGGTGGAGCGGTGGAACCCCCGGCTCTCGTTTCCGACGGTCGTCATCAACGATGCAAAGGTAGTCGTGGGCTACCGGGAGAGCGAGATCCGGGAGGCCCTCAATGCCTGA
- a CDS encoding ferredoxin-thioredoxin reductase catalytic domain-containing protein: protein MPEGVSDRDVDRFMLELDREAEAGGYHLNPDREFTRGLVLGLLANRSRYGYISCPCRLASGDRESDLDIICPCDYRDPDLADYGACYCALYVTADVKAGRRAAECVPERRPPPSERQRRNEERAEAARAPETLTYPVWRCRVCGYLCARDEPPETCPICRVPRDRFERFM from the coding sequence ATGCCTGAAGGGGTGAGCGACCGAGACGTGGACCGATTCATGCTCGAACTCGACCGCGAGGCTGAGGCCGGCGGCTACCATCTCAACCCTGATCGGGAGTTCACTCGGGGCCTCGTCTTGGGGCTGCTTGCGAACCGGAGCCGCTACGGCTACATATCCTGTCCCTGCCGGCTCGCGTCCGGGGACCGGGAGAGCGACCTTGACATCATCTGCCCCTGCGATTACCGAGACCCCGATCTTGCCGACTACGGCGCTTGCTACTGCGCCCTCTACGTCACGGCCGATGTCAAGGCCGGCAGGCGCGCCGCCGAATGCGTGCCGGAACGGAGACCGCCGCCGTCGGAGCGGCAGCGCCGGAATGAGGAGCGGGCGGAGGCCGCACGAGCCCCGGAAACCCTGACCTACCCGGTCTGGCGGTGTCGGGTCTGCGGTTACCTCTGCGCACGGGACGAACCGCCGGAGACCTGCCCGATCTGCCGGGTGCCCCGCGACCGGTTCGAGCGGTTCATGTGA
- the codB gene encoding cytosine permease — MIRAEGGGDAANRSCTEDYPLSAVPSDARQGFWPIAMVLLGFTFFSATMWGGARIGAASRFWPDLVGIIVFGSAILGVYVAGLGYVGYRSGLSTVLSARFAFGDVGSRWSDILLGLTQVGWYAWGTATITIVLARLLALDPRLEAPLMVVFGLAFCMTAYIGCRGLAALSRVSVPTMLLLIAASGSVALRDLGNGACLLPSGTAGALTFAEALTIVVGTFVAGGTQVANWTRFAGSARAAVGSTLLAFFFGNGLMVAVGAVGAAVYGLSDIVEVLAVQGLLSAGVLMLFLNIWTTQDNTIYNFSVAGCHFFRTERRRLFTFAGAAAGTLLALLGMYDWLIPYMTLLGVFIPPLGGAIMADFFIRYRGLYPAIEGAVIPRFNRQGLAAYAAGSLAALVVPGIPPANGIAVAFLVYACLVRFT; from the coding sequence GTGATTCGGGCAGAGGGAGGCGGCGACGCGGCAAACCGAAGCTGCACGGAGGACTACCCGCTCTCAGCCGTCCCGAGCGACGCCAGACAGGGGTTCTGGCCGATCGCCATGGTGCTGCTCGGGTTCACCTTCTTCTCGGCCACAATGTGGGGCGGCGCGAGGATCGGGGCTGCGTCCCGGTTCTGGCCCGACCTCGTCGGGATCATCGTTTTTGGAAGCGCGATCCTCGGGGTCTACGTTGCCGGGCTCGGATACGTCGGCTACCGGAGCGGCCTCTCCACCGTCCTCTCCGCCCGGTTCGCCTTCGGCGACGTGGGGAGCCGGTGGTCCGACATCCTCCTCGGGCTCACCCAGGTAGGATGGTACGCCTGGGGGACAGCGACGATCACGATCGTTCTCGCCCGCCTGCTCGCTCTCGACCCCCGTCTGGAGGCCCCCCTCATGGTCGTGTTCGGCCTCGCCTTCTGCATGACGGCGTACATCGGCTGCCGGGGGCTCGCGGCCCTCTCACGGGTCTCGGTCCCAACGATGCTCCTCCTCATCGCCGCGAGCGGCTCGGTCGCACTTCGGGATCTCGGGAACGGGGCCTGTCTCCTCCCCTCCGGGACGGCGGGCGCGCTCACGTTCGCCGAAGCCCTCACGATCGTCGTCGGCACCTTCGTCGCCGGCGGCACCCAGGTCGCCAACTGGACGCGGTTCGCCGGGTCGGCACGAGCCGCGGTCGGATCCACCCTCCTTGCGTTCTTCTTCGGAAACGGACTGATGGTCGCCGTCGGGGCCGTCGGCGCCGCGGTCTACGGCCTCTCAGACATCGTCGAGGTGCTGGCGGTCCAGGGCCTTCTTTCCGCTGGCGTCCTGATGCTCTTCCTCAACATCTGGACGACCCAAGACAACACCATCTACAACTTCTCGGTCGCCGGGTGCCACTTCTTCAGGACCGAACGCCGGCGGCTGTTCACCTTCGCCGGTGCCGCCGCCGGGACCCTGCTCGCCCTCCTCGGGATGTATGACTGGCTGATCCCTTACATGACCCTCCTCGGGGTCTTCATCCCTCCGCTCGGCGGGGCGATCATGGCCGACTTCTTCATCCGGTACCGGGGGCTTTACCCGGCGATCGAGGGGGCGGTCATTCCCCGGTTCAACCGGCAGGGGCTCGCGGCCTACGCCGCCGGGTCTCTTGCCGCCCTCGTGGTCCCGGGCATCCCTCCGGCGAACGGGATCGCCGTTGCGTTCCTCGTCTACGCCTGCCTCGTCCGGTTCACATGA
- a CDS encoding winged helix-turn-helix domain-containing protein — protein sequence MDEVNLPPSSRKILVLLEDGGALTHKELVRLSNLAPRTVRYALKKLKDNDMIVEKFNFRDARQILYEYKDSQMVSAP from the coding sequence ATGGATGAAGTGAACCTCCCCCCATCTTCCCGGAAGATCCTCGTACTGCTCGAAGACGGGGGCGCCCTGACCCACAAGGAACTCGTCCGCCTCAGCAACCTAGCACCCAGAACCGTCCGCTATGCCTTAAAGAAACTCAAAGACAACGATATGATCGTGGAGAAGTTTAACTTCAGGGACGCCCGGCAGATCCTCTACGAGTACAAAGACTCCCAGATGGTGTCGGCACCATGA
- a CDS encoding transcriptional regulator, translated as MTELPSCDIMRCDTLARRLLPQMRAEMVYRLVNERGISQSEASKRLGISRAAISQYMSRKRGFTRQDFPGELEVVIERWVSAVASGEGTITICDVCRSAGLSGKR; from the coding sequence ATGACCGAGCTCCCTTCCTGCGACATCATGCGCTGCGACACGCTCGCCCGGAGGCTGCTCCCTCAGATGCGCGCCGAGATGGTCTATCGTCTGGTGAACGAGCGCGGCATCAGCCAGAGCGAGGCTTCGAAGCGGCTTGGGATCAGCAGAGCCGCGATCTCCCAGTACATGAGCAGGAAACGCGGATTTACCCGGCAGGACTTCCCCGGCGAGCTCGAGGTGGTCATCGAGCGGTGGGTCTCCGCCGTCGCCTCGGGCGAAGGGACGATCACCATCTGCGACGTCTGCCGCTCCGCCGGCCTCTCCGGGAAGCGGTGA
- a CDS encoding phospholipase D-like domain-containing protein, with protein MRRIAAAVLLLCLLTGTACGILITEFCPDPYLPGDPDEYLVLEGDGVLDGFVLSDGEGGFRFPPGTRISGRLVVARNGPAFERTHGHPPDFEIEDHVPTIPDVIPNGNLLMANRADELYLYRGTTLVQQVAWPADVHPREGQIHYLEDGVWDPRPLFIGQSRFSPATFEGVTVTAFAAPDCAYEVFSSTVASAEREILVNVYEFTDPGMAEDLIHARERGVAVTVLLEGGPVGGVPPEERAIAGALNRSGIVVLAMANTDAAHTKYRYDHAKYLVVDKQTVLIGSENYKPGGYPAPGLQGNRGWGVCLTDPELAAYFREVFLFDTRGGDIVPFEGTGGELHTPWAPSYTVEFAPCRTEGARVTPVVSPDTSHLITRLLEEAEESIAIEQAYITNQTKYELNPYLAAAINASRRGVSVQVLLDAAWFNTEGDADNDEMVEIVNRIAAAEGLRLEARLADLEANNLAKIHNKGVVVDKRAVLVSSINWNANSPGFNREAGVIIEHPDIAAYYAGVFEDDWDASGEGGAGDAYGQDRLKIAAAACILVGLAALYFYRRGRC; from the coding sequence ATGCGCCGGATCGCCGCGGCCGTCCTGCTCCTCTGCCTCCTTACCGGCACAGCCTGCGGCATCCTGATCACCGAGTTCTGCCCTGACCCCTACCTTCCCGGCGATCCCGACGAGTACCTGGTGCTCGAAGGAGATGGGGTGCTCGACGGCTTCGTCCTCTCGGACGGCGAAGGCGGGTTCCGGTTCCCCCCGGGAACCCGGATCAGCGGGCGACTGGTGGTCGCCCGGAACGGCCCTGCGTTCGAGCGGACCCACGGCCACCCACCCGACTTCGAGATCGAAGACCATGTCCCAACCATACCGGACGTGATCCCGAACGGGAACCTCCTGATGGCGAACCGGGCCGACGAACTCTACCTCTACCGGGGCACCACCCTCGTCCAGCAGGTCGCCTGGCCCGCCGACGTCCACCCTCGGGAAGGGCAGATCCACTACCTCGAAGACGGCGTCTGGGACCCGCGCCCGCTCTTCATCGGACAGTCGCGCTTCTCGCCCGCGACCTTCGAGGGCGTGACGGTGACTGCCTTCGCCGCTCCCGACTGTGCGTATGAGGTCTTCTCCTCGACCGTCGCGTCGGCAGAGCGCGAGATCCTCGTAAACGTCTACGAGTTCACCGACCCGGGTATGGCGGAGGACCTCATCCACGCCCGCGAGCGGGGCGTGGCCGTGACCGTCCTCCTCGAGGGCGGCCCGGTCGGCGGAGTCCCGCCGGAGGAGCGGGCGATCGCAGGCGCCCTCAACAGAAGCGGCATCGTGGTCCTCGCGATGGCAAACACCGACGCGGCTCACACAAAGTACCGCTACGACCACGCCAAGTATCTGGTCGTCGACAAACAGACGGTCCTCATCGGGAGCGAGAACTACAAGCCCGGCGGCTACCCGGCGCCGGGCTTGCAGGGCAATCGGGGGTGGGGGGTATGCCTCACCGACCCGGAGCTTGCCGCCTACTTCCGGGAGGTCTTCCTCTTCGATACCCGGGGCGGGGATATCGTCCCGTTCGAGGGGACGGGGGGCGAGCTCCACACACCCTGGGCGCCCTCCTACACGGTGGAGTTCGCGCCCTGCCGCACAGAGGGGGCGCGGGTGACGCCGGTCGTATCCCCCGACACGAGCCACCTTATCACCCGATTGCTCGAAGAGGCGGAGGAGAGCATCGCCATCGAGCAGGCCTACATCACGAACCAGACGAAGTACGAACTGAACCCCTACCTTGCGGCCGCAATCAACGCCTCACGGCGGGGTGTCTCGGTGCAGGTGCTCCTCGACGCCGCGTGGTTCAACACCGAGGGCGATGCGGACAACGACGAGATGGTCGAGATCGTCAACCGGATCGCCGCGGCCGAGGGGCTGCGCCTCGAGGCGCGGCTCGCGGACCTCGAAGCAAACAACCTCGCAAAGATCCATAACAAGGGCGTCGTCGTCGACAAACGGGCGGTGCTCGTCAGCAGCATCAACTGGAACGCCAACTCGCCGGGGTTCAACCGGGAAGCGGGCGTGATCATCGAGCACCCCGATATCGCCGCCTACTACGCCGGGGTCTTCGAGGACGATTGGGATGCCTCGGGGGAGGGCGGAGCAGGGGATGCTTACGGGCAGGATCGGCTCAAAATAGCGGCGGCAGCGTGCATACTGGTCGGGCTTGCGGCGCTCTACTTCTACCGACGGGGACGGTGCTGA
- a CDS encoding amino acid kinase family protein — MTSLVSPLVVKVGGSLFDRVVPLLGIFREVGRPVLIVPGGGKFADLVRRLAVSDTAGHWMAIAGMEQFGWYIASHGVPTTAGLALPAEVTVLLPYCALREADPLPHSWEVTSDTIAAWVAKELSVDLLLLKSVDGIHHHRKLVSKVEDPSLTCDEVDREFIPFVFEHGIRARVVNGRHDDRVRGALREEAVTGTLIDPRF; from the coding sequence ATGACTTCACTCGTATCTCCGCTGGTCGTCAAGGTTGGGGGAAGCCTCTTCGACCGGGTCGTCCCCCTGCTCGGCATCTTCCGGGAAGTCGGCCGCCCGGTGCTGATCGTGCCGGGCGGCGGGAAGTTCGCCGACCTTGTCCGGCGCCTCGCCGTCTCCGACACCGCCGGCCACTGGATGGCTATCGCCGGCATGGAACAGTTCGGGTGGTATATCGCGTCCCACGGCGTCCCGACGACCGCCGGGCTTGCTCTCCCTGCCGAGGTGACGGTCCTCCTTCCCTACTGCGCCCTGCGCGAGGCCGACCCCCTCCCCCACTCATGGGAGGTCACCTCGGACACCATCGCCGCATGGGTCGCAAAAGAACTCTCGGTCGACCTCCTCCTCCTCAAATCGGTGGACGGCATCCACCATCACCGAAAACTCGTCTCCAAGGTCGAGGACCCCTCCCTCACCTGCGACGAGGTCGACCGAGAGTTCATCCCGTTCGTCTTCGAGCACGGCATCCGGGCCCGAGTGGTCAACGGGAGGCACGACGACCGGGTCAGGGGGGCTCTCCGGGAAGAGGCGGTCACCGGGACGCTTATCGACCCGAGATTTTAA
- a CDS encoding zinc finger domain-containing protein produces the protein MTARDRCTSCNATLAETGSTRFSCPECEHEINRCYRCREQSIAYTCPNCGFRGP, from the coding sequence ATGACAGCGAGAGATCGATGTACCTCCTGCAACGCCACGTTGGCCGAGACCGGCTCCACCCGGTTCTCGTGCCCAGAGTGCGAGCATGAGATCAACAGATGCTACCGGTGCAGGGAGCAGAGCATAGCCTATACATGTCCGAATTGCGGGTTCCGGGGGCCGTAA